A part of Desulfofundulus salinus genomic DNA contains:
- a CDS encoding (Fe-S)-binding protein, with amino-acid sequence MNAIVAAELDPTFRDELAEKMKSLDFANCLACGMCTAGCAFSDLHPDNDPRKMLRKVILGMREELLKDPFIWYCTMCERCTVECPMCVNIAAVTRAIRGNFRTDSPGFLQKVVDDTIRSGNQMDVQPDEYMETLEWLQEELQAELGDPDYHIPIDVEGADFLFGFNAREVKYYPNELQNILKIFYAAGANYTLSSQKWDATNLALFSGKDEDFWKITEPMLQEVVRLKAKELVVTECGHAFRSVRWGYRTFWKGPQFPIRSILEVLDEWIQQGRIKLDPTKNPEPVTLHDPCNLVRKEGVVEPQRRVLKAAVMDFREMFPNGRWNYCCGAGGGALAMPEYTEQRLIKGKRKVDQLLATGAKIVAIPCHNCMDQFNDLNKHYKLGMKMEHICSIVERALIMPEKKPKV; translated from the coding sequence ATGAATGCCATCGTGGCCGCTGAACTGGATCCCACTTTTCGGGACGAGTTAGCGGAAAAGATGAAAAGTTTGGACTTTGCCAACTGTTTAGCCTGCGGTATGTGTACCGCTGGCTGTGCCTTCTCCGACCTGCACCCGGATAACGATCCCCGCAAAATGCTGCGCAAAGTAATCCTGGGCATGCGGGAGGAACTTTTAAAAGACCCCTTTATCTGGTACTGCACCATGTGTGAACGGTGCACCGTGGAGTGTCCCATGTGCGTAAATATTGCCGCCGTTACCAGGGCCATTCGCGGCAATTTCCGCACCGATTCACCCGGTTTCCTCCAAAAGGTAGTTGACGACACCATCAGGTCCGGCAACCAGATGGATGTACAGCCCGATGAATACATGGAAACACTGGAGTGGCTCCAGGAAGAACTGCAGGCTGAACTGGGTGATCCTGATTATCACATTCCTATTGATGTGGAGGGAGCCGACTTCCTCTTTGGCTTCAACGCCCGGGAGGTGAAGTATTACCCCAACGAATTGCAAAACATCCTGAAGATTTTCTATGCCGCCGGTGCCAATTATACCTTGAGCTCCCAAAAGTGGGATGCTACCAACTTGGCCCTTTTCAGTGGTAAGGACGAAGATTTCTGGAAAATCACTGAACCAATGCTTCAGGAAGTGGTACGGCTAAAGGCCAAGGAATTGGTTGTTACCGAATGCGGCCACGCCTTCCGTTCTGTACGCTGGGGTTACCGCACCTTCTGGAAGGGACCGCAGTTCCCCATCCGCAGCATTCTGGAGGTCCTGGACGAGTGGATCCAGCAAGGGCGGATTAAGCTGGACCCCACCAAGAACCCCGAACCGGTCACTCTCCATGATCCCTGCAACCTGGTGCGCAAGGAAGGGGTAGTAGAACCGCAGCGCCGGGTATTAAAGGCTGCAGTAATGGACTTCCGGGAAATGTTTCCCAACGGCAGGTGGAATTATTGCTGCGGTGCCGGAGGCGGTGCCCTGGCCATGCCTGAATATACCGAACAGCGCTTAATCAAGGGCAAGCGCAAAGTGGACCAGCTTTTGGCCACAGGAGCTAAAATTGTGGCTATTCCCTGCCACAACTGCATGGACCAGTTCAACGACCTCAACAAACATTACAAGCTGGGCATGAAGATGGAACATATCTGTAGCATTGTTGAAAGAGCCTTGATTATGCCCGAAAAAAAGCCCAAAGTTTAG
- a CDS encoding histidinol-phosphatase, with product MKPLLDYHVHPGYSIDAEDHSILEYCQQALNLGLREICFTPHLEVDPVRRRLDWFVRLNGRLHPMEDLSWLDHYFRDIEKARSQLHDRELKIKAGLEVGYERGYEKTIEKILNNYPFDYVLGSIHCLEHQSISSWEESRIYFSSHTVEEACGEYFQVLKEAVESNLFDCIGHLDLYRRHGERLLGTALGSAHKGMVEPILKEIARRNMGLEVNTSSLRRGLTEFHPSREILLKARECGVKIFTVGSDAHRLSELGAYTNQAVLMLEELGLAVHTFTSRQPCPL from the coding sequence ATGAAACCCCTTTTGGACTACCACGTCCACCCCGGCTATTCTATAGATGCCGAAGATCACAGCATTTTGGAATACTGCCAGCAGGCCCTGAACCTGGGGTTAAGGGAGATTTGTTTTACCCCCCACCTGGAAGTGGACCCGGTACGGCGCCGGCTGGACTGGTTCGTACGGTTAAATGGAAGGCTTCACCCCATGGAGGATTTAAGCTGGCTTGATCATTATTTCCGGGACATTGAAAAAGCCCGTAGCCAGCTGCATGACCGGGAACTGAAAATAAAGGCTGGTTTAGAAGTTGGCTATGAACGGGGCTATGAGAAAACCATTGAAAAAATTTTAAACAATTATCCCTTTGATTATGTACTGGGTTCCATCCATTGCCTTGAACATCAATCCATATCCTCCTGGGAGGAAAGCCGGATCTACTTCTCCTCCCACACTGTGGAAGAGGCGTGTGGCGAATACTTTCAAGTCTTAAAGGAAGCCGTGGAAAGCAACCTCTTTGACTGTATCGGTCACCTGGATCTTTATCGACGCCACGGAGAACGCCTCCTGGGTACAGCCCTGGGAAGTGCCCATAAAGGAATGGTCGAACCGATTCTCAAGGAAATAGCACGGCGAAATATGGGGCTGGAAGTAAACACCTCCAGTCTGCGGCGGGGACTGACCGAATTTCATCCCAGCCGGGAAATTCTTTTAAAGGCCCGGGAATGTGGAGTCAAAATATTCACCGTGGGCTCCGATGCTCACCGGCTTTCTGAGTTGGGAGCATATACAAACCAGGCGGTGTTAATGTTAGAAGAACTGGGGCTTGCGGTGCACACCTTTACTTCTCGTCAACCTTGCCCCCTTTAA
- a CDS encoding hydrogenase iron-sulfur subunit, whose product MGEFEPKIVAFCCHYUAYSAADLAGSMRLQYSPNIRIVEMPCSGTIDHRVLLQAFEDGADGVFVAGCMEGDCHFQKGNYRAKKRVNAVKKLLDEIGVGGERLEMYNLSAAMGPRFAEIANEMSERIRRLGPSPLKKQSAGTTEKEGDVA is encoded by the coding sequence GTGGGGGAATTTGAGCCTAAAATCGTAGCATTTTGTTGCCACTACTGAGCCTACTCCGCAGCGGACCTGGCAGGTTCGATGCGACTGCAATATTCTCCAAACATTCGCATTGTCGAAATGCCCTGCTCGGGCACCATCGATCACCGGGTGCTCCTGCAGGCCTTTGAAGATGGCGCCGACGGCGTGTTTGTTGCCGGCTGCATGGAAGGCGACTGTCACTTCCAAAAAGGAAACTATCGCGCCAAAAAGCGGGTAAATGCGGTTAAAAAACTGCTCGATGAAATTGGAGTGGGTGGCGAACGCCTGGAAATGTACAACCTTTCGGCGGCCATGGGACCCCGTTTTGCGGAAATAGCCAACGAGATGAGCGAACGTATCCGCCGTCTGGGCCCCAGTCCCCTTAAAAAACAAAGTGCAGGGACCACGGAGAAAGAAGGTGACGTGGCATGA
- a CDS encoding CoB--CoM heterodisulfide reductase iron-sulfur subunit A family protein: MSVNKAGSVLVVGAGIAGIQASLDLAESGYLVYLVESSPAIGGTMPMLDKTFPTNDCSMCILSPKLVECGRHLNIKTYTCADVVDVQGEPGNFTVIIRQRPRYVDVDKCKGCGDCAEACPIDVPSEFDQGIRERKAIYKPYAQAFPNAYIIDKENCIECGACEEACQAGAIDHSMEEETIELNVGAVVLCPGFQKFDPSQLTYYGYGKYPNVLTSLEFERILSASGPFQGHLVRPYDKKEPRRIAWIQCVGSRNCRIDHGYCSSVCCMYAIKEAVIAREHSKEPLETTIFYMDMRTYGKGFEKYYNRAKDEQGVRFIRSRVYEISEVEDESKNLRIRYAEENGTICEEEFDLVVLSVGLEPSPGAMELCRKLGLTLNKYGFAEPAPLTGVGTNKPGIFVAGAFSAPKDIPETVMQASAAAGASASLLAEARGTLVKEKEFPPEKDVSGQTPRIGVFVCHCGVNIGSVVNVPEVVEMAKNLPNVVYAGEYLYACSQDSQAAIKQIIEEYGLNRVVVASCSPRTHKPLFQETVREAGLNRALFEMANIRDQCSWVHMHEPDKATEKAKDLVKMVVAKAALLEPIPQVAAGVTKAALVIGGGVSGMTSTLSLADLGYRVHLVEKEQQLGGVARRIRHGLKGEEVPAFLNDLVAKVMSHPNIEVHAGTEVQAVAGYVGNFVTTLTNGKELQHGVAIIATGGVEYKPTEYLYDESDRVFTQLELEEALAAGDPRIENAKTFVLIQCVGSREPERPYCSRVCCGKSVKLALKLKEKNPAANVFVLYRDIRTYGFLEDYYQEARRKGVFFIRYNLENKPLVEKGDSSLKVTVTDHVLGVPVVIEADVIGLAAAIVAPESNRQLSQLFKVPLNEDGFFLEAHMKLRPVDFTSEGIFMAGLAHGPKNLEENIAQAKAAAGRASTILGKDHLESHGVVAVVQQDKCAACLTCVRLCPYNAPKIRNYAAEIEPLLCQGCGTCAGECPNKAITLQGYKDHMQMSMSKALFREV, translated from the coding sequence ATGAGCGTTAACAAAGCAGGGTCGGTACTGGTGGTGGGAGCGGGTATCGCCGGCATCCAGGCCTCCCTGGATCTTGCCGAATCGGGCTATTTGGTCTACCTGGTGGAAAGTTCTCCGGCCATTGGCGGCACCATGCCCATGCTGGATAAAACCTTTCCCACCAACGACTGTTCCATGTGCATCCTTTCCCCCAAGCTGGTGGAATGCGGCCGTCACCTGAATATCAAAACCTACACCTGCGCCGACGTGGTGGACGTGCAGGGCGAACCGGGGAATTTTACCGTAATCATCCGTCAACGCCCCCGATACGTCGATGTGGATAAATGTAAGGGATGTGGCGACTGCGCCGAGGCCTGCCCCATTGATGTCCCTTCGGAGTTCGACCAGGGGATCAGGGAGCGCAAGGCCATTTATAAACCTTACGCCCAGGCCTTTCCCAATGCCTATATCATTGATAAGGAAAACTGCATCGAGTGCGGTGCCTGCGAGGAAGCCTGTCAGGCCGGCGCCATAGACCATTCCATGGAAGAGGAAACCATTGAGCTGAATGTGGGGGCCGTGGTCCTCTGCCCGGGATTTCAGAAATTTGACCCCTCCCAACTGACCTATTATGGTTACGGTAAATATCCCAATGTTTTGACCAGTTTGGAATTTGAACGGATTCTAAGCGCTTCCGGTCCCTTCCAGGGACATCTGGTCAGACCCTATGACAAAAAAGAACCCCGGCGCATTGCCTGGATTCAGTGCGTGGGGTCCCGTAACTGCCGGATAGACCACGGTTACTGCTCCTCGGTGTGCTGCATGTATGCCATCAAGGAAGCGGTCATCGCCAGGGAACACAGCAAAGAGCCCCTGGAAACCACTATCTTTTACATGGACATGCGCACCTATGGCAAGGGTTTTGAGAAGTACTACAACCGGGCCAAGGACGAACAAGGGGTTAGGTTCATCCGTTCACGGGTTTATGAAATTTCGGAAGTGGAAGACGAAAGCAAAAATTTGCGCATTCGCTATGCCGAGGAAAACGGCACCATCTGTGAAGAGGAGTTTGATCTGGTTGTACTGTCCGTTGGCCTTGAACCCTCCCCGGGCGCCATGGAATTGTGCCGGAAGCTGGGGCTTACACTGAACAAGTACGGATTTGCGGAACCCGCCCCCCTTACCGGTGTAGGGACAAATAAACCGGGTATTTTCGTAGCCGGCGCCTTCAGCGCACCCAAAGACATCCCGGAAACGGTGATGCAGGCCAGTGCTGCCGCCGGCGCTTCGGCCAGCCTCCTGGCGGAAGCCCGTGGTACCCTGGTGAAGGAAAAGGAATTTCCGCCGGAAAAGGACGTCAGCGGGCAGACACCGCGTATTGGTGTCTTTGTCTGCCACTGCGGTGTGAACATTGGCAGTGTGGTCAATGTGCCCGAAGTGGTGGAAATGGCCAAGAATCTGCCCAACGTGGTTTATGCCGGCGAATATCTCTATGCGTGCTCCCAGGACAGCCAGGCAGCCATCAAACAGATCATTGAAGAATACGGCCTGAACCGGGTGGTGGTTGCCTCGTGCAGTCCGCGAACCCACAAGCCCCTTTTCCAGGAAACCGTCCGGGAAGCCGGATTAAACCGGGCACTGTTTGAAATGGCCAACATCCGTGACCAGTGCTCCTGGGTACACATGCATGAACCTGATAAGGCCACGGAAAAAGCCAAGGACCTGGTAAAAATGGTGGTAGCCAAGGCTGCCCTCCTGGAGCCGATTCCCCAGGTCGCGGCCGGCGTGACCAAAGCCGCCCTGGTCATTGGCGGCGGCGTATCGGGTATGACCAGTACCCTTTCATTGGCCGATTTGGGTTACCGGGTACACCTGGTGGAAAAAGAGCAGCAATTGGGCGGAGTGGCCCGGCGCATCAGGCACGGGTTAAAGGGTGAGGAGGTTCCTGCCTTCTTAAACGATCTTGTGGCCAAAGTAATGTCCCACCCCAACATCGAGGTTCACGCAGGCACAGAAGTTCAAGCCGTGGCCGGTTATGTGGGCAATTTCGTCACCACCCTGACAAACGGCAAGGAACTGCAACATGGCGTGGCTATTATCGCCACGGGCGGTGTGGAATATAAACCCACGGAATATCTTTATGACGAAAGTGACCGGGTATTTACCCAGCTGGAGCTGGAAGAAGCCCTGGCAGCGGGAGACCCGCGCATTGAGAACGCCAAGACATTTGTGCTCATCCAGTGCGTCGGCTCCCGGGAACCCGAGCGCCCCTACTGCAGCCGGGTATGCTGCGGCAAGTCCGTCAAGCTGGCCTTAAAGCTTAAGGAAAAGAATCCCGCAGCCAACGTATTCGTGCTCTACCGGGACATCCGTACCTATGGTTTCCTGGAGGACTATTACCAGGAAGCTCGCCGCAAGGGCGTGTTCTTCATCCGTTACAATCTTGAAAACAAGCCGCTGGTTGAAAAGGGAGACAGCTCGCTTAAGGTTACCGTAACCGACCACGTCCTGGGTGTACCGGTAGTCATTGAGGCCGATGTAATCGGACTGGCGGCGGCCATCGTGGCTCCTGAAAGCAACCGCCAGCTGAGCCAGCTCTTTAAAGTGCCTTTGAACGAAGACGGCTTCTTCCTGGAAGCCCACATGAAGTTACGGCCGGTGGACTTCACTTCTGAGGGTATTTTCATGGCCGGTTTGGCCCATGGACCGAAAAACCTGGAGGAAAACATTGCCCAGGCCAAAGCAGCGGCGGGTAGGGCATCTACCATTCTCGGGAAAGACCACCTGGAATCCCACGGTGTGGTAGCGGTGGTGCAACAAGATAAATGCGCCGCCTGTCTGACGTGTGTAAGGCTCTGTCCCTACAATGCGCCTAAAATTAGAAATTACGCTGCCGAGATTGAACCATTACTCTGCCAGGGCTGCGGCACCTGCGCCGGAGAATGCCCCAACAAGGCCATCACCCTCCAGGGTTATAAAGACCATATGCAAATGTCCATGAGCAAAGCTTTATTCAGGGAGGTGTAA
- a CDS encoding DnaD domain-containing protein, protein MMNGRTVKRYREGNITAAFGADLLLQGTTTIPNLLLRLYRHLDITDEEMILLIQLLRLQVEEKNLFPSASTLAACTAQDVTRVQQNLNRLIEKEVLAVTQYYDERKDQILSGYDFEPLLEKLSEIWASIRVKEIERTRSLLEKRPLETTAQEFALIIRAFEQEFGRPVSPMEVEQIRQWAEELDHTLVLEALRRAVLMGKHNFKYIDSIILEWKKNNLRTVEEINAYDAQFKKRRSGKQLSSKVDDRKKALLKTLYLS, encoded by the coding sequence ATGATGAATGGCAGAACGGTGAAAAGATACCGGGAGGGGAACATTACCGCTGCCTTTGGTGCCGACCTGTTGCTCCAGGGCACTACCACCATCCCGAATCTTTTACTCCGTTTGTACCGTCACCTTGATATAACCGACGAAGAAATGATCCTTCTCATTCAGCTTCTCCGGTTGCAGGTAGAGGAAAAGAACCTGTTTCCTTCCGCCTCCACCCTGGCCGCATGCACGGCCCAGGATGTAACCCGGGTGCAACAAAACCTGAACAGGTTAATAGAAAAGGAAGTTCTGGCCGTAACCCAGTATTATGACGAAAGAAAAGATCAGATCCTCAGTGGATATGACTTTGAACCGCTGTTGGAAAAGCTCTCGGAGATCTGGGCCAGCATCAGGGTCAAGGAAATTGAACGTACCCGCAGCCTGCTGGAAAAAAGGCCTTTAGAGACAACGGCGCAAGAATTTGCCCTGATCATCCGGGCCTTTGAACAGGAATTCGGGCGGCCTGTTTCCCCCATGGAGGTCGAACAGATCCGCCAGTGGGCCGAGGAACTGGACCACACGCTGGTTTTGGAAGCTTTACGCCGGGCCGTCCTGATGGGCAAGCATAATTTTAAGTATATCGATAGTATTATTCTGGAATGGAAAAAGAACAACCTGCGTACCGTCGAGGAAATAAACGCCTATGACGCACAATTTAAGAAACGGCGTTCAGGTAAGCAACTTTCCTCCAAGGTGGATGACCGGAAGAAAGCACTTTTGAAAACGCTATACCTCAGTTAA
- the gap gene encoding type I glyceraldehyde-3-phosphate dehydrogenase, translated as MTVRLGINGFGRIGRNVFRAALNHPELEVVAVNDLTDAGTLAHLLKYDSVHGICRGEVETVDDGFMVNGKKVKVLAEKDPGKLPWGELGVDIVVESTGRFTAREDAAKHLEGGAKKVLISAPAKNEDITIVMGVNQDKYDPAQHHVISCASCTTNCLAPVAKVLHKRFGIVRGLMTTVHSYTNDQQILDLPHKDLRRARAAALSIIPTTTGAAKAVALVLPELKGKLNGMAMRVPTPNVSVVDLVAELARPTSKEEINAVLKEAAQGELKGIMDYCEVPLVSRDFNGNPHSSIVDALSTMVIDGVLVKVVAWYDNEWGYSNRVVDTALYLSRQGL; from the coding sequence ATGACGGTAAGATTGGGTATTAACGGTTTTGGGCGCATCGGGCGTAATGTTTTCCGGGCTGCTCTGAACCATCCGGAGTTAGAAGTAGTAGCCGTTAATGACCTTACCGATGCCGGTACACTGGCCCATTTGCTTAAATATGATTCCGTGCATGGGATTTGCCGGGGCGAGGTGGAAACAGTTGATGACGGTTTTATGGTTAATGGCAAGAAAGTAAAAGTGCTGGCGGAGAAGGATCCCGGTAAACTGCCCTGGGGCGAACTGGGAGTGGATATTGTGGTGGAATCCACCGGTCGTTTTACCGCCCGGGAAGATGCCGCCAAGCACCTGGAAGGTGGAGCGAAAAAGGTGTTGATCAGCGCTCCCGCCAAAAATGAAGATATTACCATTGTCATGGGCGTAAATCAGGATAAATATGATCCCGCCCAGCATCATGTGATTTCTTGTGCTTCCTGCACCACCAATTGCCTGGCTCCCGTGGCCAAGGTACTGCACAAGCGGTTTGGTATTGTCCGCGGTTTGATGACTACCGTTCATTCCTATACCAACGACCAGCAGATCCTGGATTTACCCCATAAGGACCTGCGTCGTGCCCGGGCAGCGGCTCTGTCCATTATTCCTACCACCACTGGTGCCGCCAAAGCAGTGGCTCTGGTTTTACCCGAATTAAAGGGCAAGCTTAACGGCATGGCCATGCGTGTGCCAACGCCCAACGTTTCCGTGGTGGACCTGGTGGCCGAGCTGGCCCGGCCTACGAGCAAGGAAGAAATCAATGCCGTTTTAAAGGAAGCGGCCCAAGGCGAACTTAAAGGAATCATGGACTATTGCGAAGTGCCCCTGGTTTCCCGGGATTTCAATGGCAACCCCCATTCGTCAATTGTAGACGCCCTCTCCACCATGGTCATCGATGGTGTTCTGGTTAAAGTGGTGGCCTGGTATGATAACGAGTGGGGCTATTCCAACCGGGTGGTTGATACTGCTCTCTATTTATCCCGGCAGGGTTTGTAA
- a CDS encoding methylenetetrahydrofolate reductase C-terminal domain-containing protein: protein MIIAQQKPIKDIAAMIADCKKVLLVGCAGCVTVCLSGGEKETEVLASSLRIMRRLQGNPLETVTYTATRQCDPEYIEALENLVKDVDAVVSLACGVGVQYIAERFHDKWVVPAQNTMFVGGSTAHGVWEERCGLCGDCILHRTGGICPIIRCSKSILNGPCGGSQYGKCEISKDVDCAWQLIYDRMKVLGKLDKLLEIQPPKDWSKSRDGGPRKAIREDVMIG from the coding sequence ATGATCATAGCACAACAAAAGCCAATTAAAGATATTGCCGCAATGATTGCCGACTGCAAAAAGGTCCTCCTGGTTGGCTGTGCCGGTTGTGTTACCGTCTGTCTGTCGGGGGGCGAGAAAGAAACCGAAGTTTTGGCTTCATCCCTGCGCATCATGCGCCGGTTACAGGGCAACCCACTGGAAACAGTTACCTATACCGCCACCAGGCAGTGCGACCCGGAATACATTGAGGCCCTGGAAAATCTGGTTAAAGACGTCGATGCCGTAGTTTCCCTTGCCTGTGGAGTGGGCGTACAGTACATCGCCGAGCGGTTTCATGACAAGTGGGTGGTACCTGCCCAGAACACCATGTTTGTGGGTGGTTCCACGGCCCACGGCGTGTGGGAAGAAAGGTGCGGTCTTTGCGGCGACTGCATCCTCCACCGCACCGGCGGTATCTGCCCCATTATCCGCTGCTCCAAGAGCATCTTAAACGGTCCCTGTGGCGGCTCCCAGTACGGCAAGTGCGAGATCAGCAAGGATGTGGACTGTGCCTGGCAACTGATCTACGACCGCATGAAAGTTCTGGGCAAGCTGGACAAATTGCTTGAAATTCAACCACCCAAGGATTGGTCCAAGTCCCGTGACGGAGGGCCGCGTAAAGCCATCAGGGAGGATGTGATGATCGGGTGA
- a CDS encoding FAD/NAD(P)-binding protein: protein MKNPYLPLPMRLVKNFVETEDKLIHTFTLEFLNEEDEKSFQYLPGQFAEVSVFGVGEAPFGIASSPTEPGHLKFSVAKVGVVTTTLHQLPEGTILGVRGPLGNNYPIEEFKGKNLVVIGGGFAFTTLRSLITYILHPDHRGDYGELTVIYGARNPGLLLYKDELAEWEKRSDINLVCTIDRPVEGWSGRVGFVPAVTKEVAPSAENAYAVICGPPVMIKFTMPVLEELGFPSERIIMSLENRMKCGIGMCGRCNVGNKYVCKDGPVFTRAQLNQLPNEY from the coding sequence ATGAAAAACCCCTATCTTCCACTTCCCATGCGGCTGGTTAAAAACTTTGTGGAAACCGAAGATAAGCTTATTCATACCTTTACCCTGGAGTTCCTAAATGAAGAAGACGAGAAGTCATTCCAATATTTACCCGGCCAATTTGCCGAGGTATCCGTATTTGGTGTAGGTGAAGCTCCCTTCGGCATTGCCTCTTCGCCCACAGAACCCGGGCACCTGAAGTTCTCGGTGGCCAAAGTAGGTGTGGTGACCACAACCCTACACCAACTCCCTGAAGGCACCATCCTGGGTGTGCGGGGACCGCTGGGAAACAACTATCCCATAGAGGAGTTTAAGGGCAAGAACCTGGTAGTAATTGGCGGTGGCTTTGCCTTCACCACATTAAGATCGCTGATTACCTACATTCTCCATCCCGACCACAGGGGAGACTACGGAGAACTGACGGTAATTTATGGCGCCCGGAATCCTGGCCTCTTGCTCTACAAGGACGAGCTGGCCGAATGGGAAAAGCGTTCGGACATTAATCTGGTCTGCACCATTGACCGCCCGGTAGAAGGATGGAGCGGCCGGGTGGGTTTTGTACCGGCAGTAACCAAGGAAGTAGCTCCCAGCGCGGAAAATGCGTACGCGGTAATTTGCGGCCCACCGGTGATGATTAAGTTCACCATGCCGGTGCTCGAGGAACTGGGCTTTCCCTCCGAGCGGATCATCATGTCCCTGGAAAACCGCATGAAATGCGGCATCGGCATGTGCGGTCGGTGTAACGTGGGCAATAAATACGTCTGTAAAGATGGTCCGGTCTTTACCCGGGCACAACTTAACCAGTTGCCTAACGAATACTAA
- a CDS encoding methylenetetrahydrofolate reductase, translating into MKTESKLQKLLDSGHFAVTAEIGPPKHASAHGIRHHAHMLKDYVDATNITDCQTAIVRLSSIASAVHILDCGLEPIVQMTCRDRNRIAIQSDLLGAYSLGVRNLLCLSGDHQKFGNEPSAKNVYDIDSIQLIYLMRRMRDEKLFFSGEPIKEHEPRFFIGAVANPFADPFEFRVARLEKKVEAGAEFIQTQCIFDMERFERFMEMVRERGIHERVHILAGVTPLKSWRAAKYLQTSVSGMIVPDDVVERLKKAEDPKREGIEICIEQIKHIRNIPGVHGVHIMAIAWEEVVPEIVERSGLFPRPKVE; encoded by the coding sequence GTGAAAACAGAAAGCAAACTGCAAAAGCTCCTTGACAGCGGCCACTTTGCGGTGACTGCGGAAATCGGGCCGCCCAAGCATGCGTCCGCCCATGGTATCCGCCACCATGCCCACATGTTGAAGGACTACGTGGATGCAACCAATATTACCGATTGCCAGACGGCCATCGTACGGCTCTCCAGCATTGCTTCCGCCGTGCATATCCTTGATTGCGGCCTGGAACCAATTGTGCAAATGACCTGCCGGGACAGAAACCGCATTGCCATCCAAAGCGATTTGCTAGGTGCCTACAGCCTGGGGGTCCGGAACCTGCTCTGCTTGTCGGGCGACCATCAGAAGTTTGGCAACGAACCCTCAGCTAAAAACGTCTACGATATTGACTCCATACAACTAATCTATTTGATGCGCCGCATGCGGGATGAAAAGCTTTTCTTCTCCGGCGAACCCATCAAAGAGCATGAACCCCGCTTCTTCATTGGAGCGGTGGCCAACCCCTTTGCGGATCCCTTTGAGTTCCGGGTGGCCCGGCTGGAGAAAAAAGTGGAGGCCGGGGCGGAGTTTATCCAGACCCAATGTATTTTTGATATGGAGCGTTTTGAGCGCTTCATGGAAATGGTCCGGGAGAGGGGCATTCACGAACGGGTACACATCCTGGCCGGGGTCACCCCACTGAAAAGCTGGCGGGCGGCAAAATACCTGCAAACCAGCGTCTCGGGCATGATTGTACCCGATGATGTCGTGGAAAGGCTGAAAAAAGCAGAAGATCCTAAGCGGGAAGGAATTGAGATCTGCATCGAGCAAATCAAGCATATTCGCAACATTCCCGGCGTACACGGCGTACACATCATGGCCATTGCCTGGGAAGAAGTGGTGCCGGAAATCGTGGAACGGTCCGGTCTTTTCCCGCGGCCCAAAGTGGAATAA
- a CDS encoding cysteine hydrolase family protein encodes MSRNVLMVIDMLKDFIDTDGALNCGEKGREIVPFVVEKVKEFMAQKEPVIFVMDAHDPEDPEFSRFPVHCVYGTPGAGLIDELASLVEEYPFAIKMPKTRFSGFFRTNLNKILEDLNPAAVHVVGVCTNICVLYTVEELRNRDYRTVVYTQGVASFDEEAHRWALKQMETVLGAEIA; translated from the coding sequence ATGTCCCGCAACGTTTTAATGGTCATAGACATGCTCAAGGATTTCATCGACACCGACGGCGCCCTGAATTGTGGCGAAAAAGGGAGGGAAATTGTACCCTTTGTAGTGGAAAAGGTAAAAGAGTTCATGGCCCAAAAGGAGCCAGTAATCTTTGTCATGGATGCCCATGACCCCGAAGATCCGGAATTCTCCCGTTTCCCCGTCCACTGCGTTTACGGCACCCCGGGAGCAGGGCTCATTGATGAACTTGCTTCACTGGTGGAGGAATACCCTTTTGCCATCAAGATGCCGAAAACCCGTTTCAGCGGCTTTTTCCGTACTAATTTAAACAAAATCCTGGAAGATCTTAATCCGGCTGCAGTTCACGTTGTGGGGGTTTGCACCAATATCTGCGTCCTGTATACGGTGGAAGAACTGCGCAACCGGGACTACCGGACGGTGGTGTATACCCAAGGGGTGGCCAGCTTCGATGAGGAAGCCCACCGGTGGGCGCTAAAACAAATGGAAACAGTTTTAGGAGCGGAGATTGCTTAA